In Thermotoga sp. KOL6, the DNA window CTTTCCTGTCACTATGTAGATCACTTCTTCACAAAGGTTGTTTGCATGATCACCTATTCTTTCTAGATCTCTGGCAATGAGAATGTAAACCAAAGCAAGTTCAGCGGGTATGCCATCTTCTTTGATTTTCTCGACGACGATCTCTCGGATCCTTTTCTCCATTTCGTCTATCGAATCATCAAACTTCCACAGCTTGAAAGCAGAATCCACGTCTTCATCAACAAAAGTCTTGAAGGAATCCTGTACCACTTTCAGCGTACTTCCAAACATATCTTTCAACTCTTTCAACATCTCAAACTTTATCTTCCTCTTGGAGAGGTACAAACACTTTTCCGCTATGTTACAAGAGAGATCGCCTATTCTTTCAAGGTCGTTGGAGAACTTTAAAATGGTAATGATGTACCTAAGTTGCTTCAAAATAGGGTTGTATCTTGCTATTATCTGATATGCTTTTTCTTCTATCTCCTTGTTCAAATCGTCTATCATATCGTCAGACTCAAGTACTCTTTTGGCCACTGCCGTGTTCATGGTTTCGAGACATTCTATCGCATCGTTTAAAGACTCAGAAACCAAAAAGAGCATCTTTGAAACATCGGATTTCAGAAGTGTCAATTCTCTTTCAAAATGAACATGGTCTACCATCTTTTCGCCTCCGTCATCCAATTTTCCCAGTCAGATACTCTTCTGTGAGACTGTTCTTAGGTCTTTCAACGATTTCTCTAGTGGGACCAAACTCCACCAATTCACCTCTGTACATGAAAGCAATGTAATCGGCTATTCTTATGGCTTGACCAATGTTGTGGGTAACTAAAACTATCGTGTAGTTCTGAGAGAGTTCCTCAAGAAGTTTCTCTATCCTTTGAGTTGCAATAGGATCCAAAGCGGAAGTGGGTTCGTCAAGAAGTATGACTTCTGGCTCTACCGCTATGGCTCTTGCTATGCAAAGCCTCTGTTGTTGACCACCTGAAAGCTTATTCCCTGGCTTGTTCAACTCCGATTTTACTTCATCCCAAAGTGCGGCTTTTTTCAGTGCTTCTTCGACTATTCTATCCAAAACGTGTCTACTCTTCACACCGTGTATCCTAGGGCCGAAGGCTACGTTGTCGTATACGGACATCGGAAACGGTGTAGGTTTTTGAAAGACCATCCCCACTCTTTTTCTATACTCTATCACGTTGAGCTTAGGATCGTACACATCCTGTCCCTTGAAATATATCTTACCTTCCACTCTGAAACCAGGTAAATGATCGTTCATCCTGTTGATACTTCTTAGAAGAGTGGTTTTTCCACAACCCGAAGGACCGATAATAGCGGTTATTTGATTCTTGAAAATCCTCATTGTCACGTTTTTCACTGCTATTTTGTCACCGTAATATGCACTGAAGTTTTCGATATCAATAATTGATTCCATCGTCTCTCCTCCTCAAAAGGAAAGCTATACCGTATACGATAGCAACGATTATCATCAAGAAAGCTGCTGTACCCTTCGCCATCCATTGAGCGGATTCTCCGTAAGCTGCCGTTATGTAATAGATATGAGTTGGAAGAGTCATAACCGGAGAAAGCAAGTTCTTAGGAAGCTGTGTCGAATAGAAGACAGCACCGGTGAGAAGTACAGGAGCAGTTTCACCTAACGCTCTACCACCTCCGACAAACACAGCAGTGAGAATTCCCTTTTTCGCTGCGGGTAATAGTACTTTGAAAATCACCTCTTCTTCCGTAGCTCCAAGGGCCAACGCTGCTTCTCGAATTTCAACAGGAATGGCCTTCAACGTTTCACGAGTTGAGGTCGCAATAACCGGTAGGACCATGAGTGATAACGTTAGAGAAGCTGCTATCATGGAAGTGCCAAATTTGAGAGCTACGCAGAAGAAAGCGAGCCCAAAAAGACCGTATACGACGGAAGGTATGCCACTGAGTGCCGAGAGAGAAACATCTATCCACTTTGCTACTGGATTGTTGCCATACTCTGCAAGAAATACCCCTGTAAACATTCCGAGTGGAACGGATATTAGAAACGTGAGAAGCATGAGATAAAAACTCCCCAATATGGCAGGAAAGATCCCTCCTTCGGTCATGCCGTTTCTTGGGTAATCTAGGAAAAAGGAGGCTGAGAAAAACCTTACTCCATCAACGAGAATCGCCATGAACATGATCAGAACCACAGCAAAAGCGACATAGCTAATTGCTCGAAAAATACCAGAGATGAACGCGTCTTTTCTCATCTTGTTTGCCTCCCCGATATGTATCTGGAAACACCCGTGAGAGTAAGAGAGATGGCTAGCAGGATAACACCGGCAGCAAATAGTACGTGGTAATGCATACTATCAACTGCCACCTCACCGATTTCGCTCGCTATAGCAGCTGTTAGAGGTTTTACAGGATCGAACAGAGATCGCGGAATGATAGCTGCTCCCCCTCCGACCATGAGAACAATCATAGTTTCGCCAACGACTCTGTTCACGGTAAGTACGAAAGCGTTGAGAATCCCGGAGAGTGCGGCTCTGGTTGTGATCTTTAAAGTGGTGGTAAATTTATCAGCACCAAGTGCCAACGCGCTCTCCTCAAGGGAAACATCAACTGAATCAAGGGCTTCAAGTGAAAGAGAAACAGTGTAAGGCAACGCTGTTAAAATAAGTCCAATAGATGCCATAAGAAAGTTCTCTGTTGACCAGATGTCGAAGCGAAGGAGAATTGGGGAAATGTAAGAAAGTACAAAGAGACCCATAACAACTGATGGAGTTCCTGCAAGAAACTCTACAGTGGTCCTTATAAGGTTCTTCTCTGCATTTGAAGCGTAAGTGTGTAGAAAGAACGCTATAAGATATCCAATGGGAAGAAGAATCAGTGAAGAAAAGCTCGTGAGAAGAAGGGTTCCCACGATCATTGCAAGCATACCGTATTCAGGCGGTTCAGACGTTGGATACCAATAAACACTTGTGAAAAGCTCGCCCCCAATTTCCACGAGGGCGGGCCAAGCTTCTTTCATCAGAAAAAACATGAGAAGAAATAACGCGAAAATACCACTTCCTGAAAATACGAGTATCACAATTTTTCTCAGGAAATTCGCCACTTTCCTTCCCAGATCAGATCCCTCCTCATTGACCGTAGGCTGCTATATAACCTGCTTTCTCTACTAGTTCCTGCCCTTTTTTAGAGAAGGCGAACATTATATACTCAAACACGAGACTTCCCATTTCCGGGAAACCTTTCGTTGCATCGACGAACATGAACAGCGGTCTTGCGAGAGGATATTTTCCTTTCAATACGTTCTCTTTCGTTGGATAAACTCCGTTGATTTTCAACACCTTTACACCTTCTGTAACGTAACCTACGCCAACGTAGGCGATCGCATACGGATTTTTTGCCACATTTTCTATTTCAAGTTGAGTACTTTCCACCATTCTGATGTCTGGAGCCATTCTTGCGCCGCCGAGAACTTTGTTTTCAAAAGTCTCGTAAGTTCCGGAAGCGGTATTTCTTGAGTAAACAACTATCCTCTTTTTAGGAAGATTCGGATTCACTTGGGACCAATACCTTATTTCTCCAGTGTATATCTTCTTCAAAGTCTCAATGGATATGTCCTCAATTTCAAGGTTCTTGTTGACGATC includes these proteins:
- the phoU gene encoding phosphate signaling complex protein PhoU translates to MVDHVHFERELTLLKSDVSKMLFLVSESLNDAIECLETMNTAVAKRVLESDDMIDDLNKEIEEKAYQIIARYNPILKQLRYIITILKFSNDLERIGDLSCNIAEKCLYLSKRKIKFEMLKELKDMFGSTLKVVQDSFKTFVDEDVDSAFKLWKFDDSIDEMEKRIREIVVEKIKEDGIPAELALVYILIARDLERIGDHANNLCEEVIYIVTGKNMKDFLRGVESGNKGVDS
- the pstB gene encoding phosphate ABC transporter ATP-binding protein PstB — its product is MESIIDIENFSAYYGDKIAVKNVTMRIFKNQITAIIGPSGCGKTTLLRSINRMNDHLPGFRVEGKIYFKGQDVYDPKLNVIEYRKRVGMVFQKPTPFPMSVYDNVAFGPRIHGVKSRHVLDRIVEEALKKAALWDEVKSELNKPGNKLSGGQQQRLCIARAIAVEPEVILLDEPTSALDPIATQRIEKLLEELSQNYTIVLVTHNIGQAIRIADYIAFMYRGELVEFGPTREIVERPKNSLTEEYLTGKIG
- the pstA gene encoding phosphate ABC transporter permease PstA, which translates into the protein MRKDAFISGIFRAISYVAFAVVLIMFMAILVDGVRFFSASFFLDYPRNGMTEGGIFPAILGSFYLMLLTFLISVPLGMFTGVFLAEYGNNPVAKWIDVSLSALSGIPSVVYGLFGLAFFCVALKFGTSMIAASLTLSLMVLPVIATSTRETLKAIPVEIREAALALGATEEEVIFKVLLPAAKKGILTAVFVGGGRALGETAPVLLTGAVFYSTQLPKNLLSPVMTLPTHIYYITAAYGESAQWMAKGTAAFLMIIVAIVYGIAFLLRRRDDGINY
- a CDS encoding PstC family ABC transporter permease gives rise to the protein MILVFSGSGIFALFLLMFFLMKEAWPALVEIGGELFTSVYWYPTSEPPEYGMLAMIVGTLLLTSFSSLILLPIGYLIAFFLHTYASNAEKNLIRTTVEFLAGTPSVVMGLFVLSYISPILLRFDIWSTENFLMASIGLILTALPYTVSLSLEALDSVDVSLEESALALGADKFTTTLKITTRAALSGILNAFVLTVNRVVGETMIVLMVGGGAAIIPRSLFDPVKPLTAAIASEIGEVAVDSMHYHVLFAAGVILLAISLTLTGVSRYISGRQTR
- a CDS encoding phosphate ABC transporter substrate-binding protein PstS, producing the protein MKRFLVFVLIVFSIFVSAERLVIKGSNTVFPIAQLWIEEFKKFHPDLQVTLEGAGSSTGIAALFNGTTDIANASRWLKAEEIERMHREGRYFIPFLVGFDGIAVIVNKNLEIEDISIETLKKIYTGEIRYWSQVNPNLPKKRIVVYSRNTASGTYETFENKVLGGARMAPDIRMVESTQLEIENVAKNPYAIAYVGVGYVTEGVKVLKINGVYPTKENVLKGKYPLARPLFMFVDATKGFPEMGSLVFEYIMFAFSKKGQELVEKAGYIAAYGQ